The Geobacillus stearothermophilus ATCC 12980 genome contains a region encoding:
- a CDS encoding L-cystine transporter, which yields MNVYLIIFNVAILLLLIGVLAYMQKKHVSFSKRVFTALGLGIAFGFALQAVYGAGSAIVQQSTQWFDIVGTGYVKLLQMIVMPLVFISIVMAFTKLSISNNLGKIATLIIGLLLGTTAISASIGIMASLGFQLEAVDIPSGEAEQIRGQELEQKYEQIQNLSFPQKIIELLPANPFLDFTGQRSTSTIAVVIFAAFVGIAYLGVAKKQPEQAEMFKKIVDSLYAIVMRIVTLVLRLTPYGILAIMSRVTATSDINSIAKLGKFVVASYIALFVMFAVHLLILALSGLNPITYVKKVLPVLSFAFTSRSSAATLPLNVKAQTTALGVPEGIANFAGSFGLSIGQNGCAGIYPAMLAVMIAPTVNIDPTSLSFILTLILVVTISSFGVAGVGGGATFAAILVLSTMNLPVALAGLLISVEPLIDMGRTALNVSGSMTAGVVTSRITKELDLNIYNGETQKLEA from the coding sequence ATGAATGTTTACCTAATCATTTTCAACGTTGCTATATTGCTATTATTGATTGGTGTTCTGGCCTATATGCAAAAGAAACACGTTTCCTTCTCCAAACGGGTATTTACTGCTCTTGGACTCGGAATCGCCTTTGGGTTCGCATTGCAGGCAGTGTATGGGGCTGGTTCCGCTATCGTCCAGCAGTCCACCCAATGGTTTGACATTGTCGGCACAGGCTATGTAAAACTGTTGCAAATGATTGTTATGCCATTAGTTTTCATTTCTATCGTTATGGCGTTTACCAAACTTTCTATATCTAATAATTTAGGAAAAATCGCCACGCTCATTATTGGGCTATTATTGGGCACTACGGCGATATCTGCTTCTATCGGCATCATGGCCTCATTAGGCTTTCAATTAGAGGCGGTGGACATTCCTTCGGGAGAGGCGGAACAGATACGTGGGCAGGAGTTAGAACAAAAATATGAACAAATTCAAAACCTGTCTTTCCCACAAAAAATAATCGAGCTGCTTCCGGCAAATCCATTTTTAGATTTCACGGGACAGCGCAGCACATCCACCATAGCGGTTGTTATTTTCGCCGCCTTTGTCGGCATTGCTTATTTAGGAGTTGCTAAAAAACAGCCTGAACAGGCGGAAATGTTCAAAAAAATAGTAGATTCCCTGTACGCGATCGTCATGCGCATCGTCACGCTAGTGCTGCGTCTAACGCCTTACGGAATTTTAGCCATTATGTCCCGAGTGACTGCGACAAGCGATATCAACTCTATTGCAAAACTAGGAAAATTCGTCGTGGCTTCCTATATTGCACTTTTCGTTATGTTTGCCGTTCATTTGCTAATTTTAGCGTTGTCCGGACTAAACCCTATTACTTACGTAAAAAAAGTGCTGCCGGTACTGTCGTTTGCATTCACTTCTCGTTCAAGCGCGGCCACTCTTCCATTGAATGTTAAAGCACAAACAACCGCGCTTGGCGTTCCCGAAGGCATCGCCAACTTTGCCGGCTCATTTGGGCTGTCAATTGGGCAAAATGGCTGTGCCGGCATTTATCCTGCCATGCTTGCAGTGATGATCGCGCCAACCGTTAACATCGATCCAACTTCTCTTTCCTTTATTTTGACGCTTATTCTAGTCGTCACCATCAGTTCGTTTGGGGTTGCAGGCGTTGGCGGCGGTGCTACGTTTGCGGCGATTCTAGTGTTATCGACCATGAATCTGCCAGTAGCATTAGCAGGATTGCTCATTTCCGTAGAGCCGCTGATTGACATGGGAAGAACTGCCTTGAATGTCAGCGGAAGCATGACCGCCGGTGTCGTCACCAGCCGCATCACTAAAGAATTGGATTTAAATATCTATAACGGAGAAACGCAAAAACTAGAAGCATAG
- a CDS encoding CBO0543 family protein, producing MWHKGYPVCFFLHGNYCYENCSSTVYFISGLTGAFLCFVFVSIGFYSFPARLIPMSPIPIIEMFTVIPFYVLFGVRYSPSKWGWKIPFYWGMVHIAMLLEIFVLFPQLR from the coding sequence ATGTGGCATAAGGGGTACCCTGTTTGTTTCTTTTTACATGGTAATTATTGTTATGAAAATTGCTCATCTACAGTCTATTTTATAAGCGGTTTGACGGGAGCTTTCCTTTGTTTTGTATTTGTTTCTATCGGATTTTACTCTTTTCCGGCTAGACTTATCCCTATGTCACCGATACCTATCATTGAAATGTTTACGGTCATTCCTTTTTATGTTCTTTTCGGAGTGAGATATAGTCCGTCTAAATGGGGATGGAAGATCCCCTTTTACTGGGGGATGGTTCATATCGCGATGCTTTTAGAAATTTTCGTGTTATTCCCCCAGTTAAGATAA